The segment AGCGTCACATCGTGATCCCACAATGATTTCCCTAAGAACAAACGTTTCACTAAACGGTAGATAAAAACTTCCATTGATAGGATCTGGTTCTTTCAACTCTCCAAGAAGCCGCCACTCTTCTTCGTAAGACCAACCTTTTGCCTTTGTAGTCGAAAGTCCCTTCATCATGTCAAACGTGACGCCGCCGTGCGGGTCGTTGGGGACCAAGATGTGAGTCGTCCGTTCTTCGGTGTATGTGATCTGAGTTGGCATGTCCTCATCCGTCACATCAAATCCCAAACATACGCCCTGATGATTCTGGGTATAGTGTGCCCACATAAGCGGGCTTTTCCAGTGTTCGACCATACATAGGAGGCCTACGTTTTTGATGTAGTGTTCGAGCACCTTTTTAAAAATGTATCGTCCATCACGCCCTTCAAACTTTATGCTTTTCAACTCGAAAGGATCGTTGAGATTATCGAATCGTGAAAACCGCATACGGCGTTCTGGCAAAATGTAGTCAACGGCGTTTTTAAGGGTAGTCATGTGGTAAAGGCGCATAAAACTCCATAGCAGCAACACCTGGCAAGGGTATTAGGCAAATCTACTTCGAGCTGCCTTTTAGTTTTCCATACATTACCCAGTTACCCACATAGAAGAGGAAAAACGATGTGAGCGGTAGTCCGAGTGCCAGCCGTAAGGCTAGATACGTATCTTCCAAACGGCTCGCCCGAATAGGAATTAGTCGGTCGATGGTTTCGCGTGAATCTCTCATGCTTCCGCATAGGATAGGTTTTTGAAAATCGGGTTCATTCGGATCGAGGCACTGACGGCCCATCTCAATCGAATTTTTCGCTTCGGACGCAATGTATTCTGAAAGCTTTTGATATTGGTAGTAGCTATATCCCGACCAAACGCCAAAGCCAACAAGTGATGTTAGAGCGATTGCTATAGCCAGCCGTTTAAGTCGTTGACGTATCATAATCTTCAGTTGGCTACAGGAATAACAGCGTGAAAAGTTTATCATTATTGCACGTGCGAAGAGTCTAAAGCGCGCCCAAGGGAAAACCACAATAGCGCGTGTGGATTTCCCCCATCACGATCAGACCACTGCTGGCCTTCAAGGCTTGGGCGGAGCCAATTAAATCGATTCTTCCCCCCGCCTCGCCGGCGCCCTGAACCACTCCTCCGGCGGCACCACCTGCGATTCTTTCGGGTCATCGATGTAATGCGGCGAGGTAATCTGCACGTCGAATTCGTTGAAGACGTCGATGATGTTCTGGTGCAGCCGGTTCAGCACTTCGGCGCGCTGGCGCGGGACTTCGGCGCTGGCGTAGGCGACGAGGCGGTATTGCACGTAGTAATCCTGCAAGGCCAGCTGCATGACGTAGGGTTTTGGCGAGGTGGACAGCTCCGGCGTGCGCGAGGCGGCCAGTTCCAGCATGGCGTGCACTTGCCGCCACGGCGTGGCGTAGCCGATGGTGACGGTGGAGTCGAGCACGAAGCCGCCGCCGGGCTGGGCGCGCGAATAGTTCTTTGTCGTTTGCGACATCACCCACGCGTTCGGCAAGGCGACCTCTTCACCCAGCCCCGTGCGCAGCCGCGTTTCGAACATGCCCACGTCGACCACGGTGCCCTCGCTGTCGCCCACGCGCACATATTCACCCTTGCGCAGAGCGCGCGTGTACATCAGGATCAGGCCGCTGGCGCCCTGGCCCACGATGCTCGACGCGCCGATCGACACCATCAGGCCCACCAGCACGGACAGGCCCTGGAAGGCGGCCGTGTGCGAGCCGGGCAGATACGGATACGCCATGGCCAGCGCGAACAGCCAGATCACCACGCTGGTGATGCGGCGCGTGGGCAGGGCCGTGTCCTTGTCCAGCCAGCCGATCTGCAATTCGCCGCTTTCCACGCGCTTGAACAGCGAGGCGGCCGTGGCGGCGATCAGGCGCGCGATGGCGAAGATCACGCACACCAGCACCAGCCCCGGCAAGGCGCCGATGATGGCGTGGAAGACGTCGGCCGCCACGTCGAACAGGTAGCCGCTCAGGCTTTCGCCCCAGGAGCGCGTGTACGGCAAGCGGCCCAGCACGAAGGCGGCCCACAGATAGGTGGCCATCAGGCGCAAGCCCCACAGCACGGCGCTCAGCAGCTGGTAGGCGAAGGCGATGTAGTGCTCGGCGTCGAGCACGCGCACGTTTTTCAGGCGCACGTCGCGCAGGCGCGAGGCCAGCAAGATGCCGCTGCGGCGCTTGGCCCAGCGGTAAAAGCGCGTCAGGCCCATCCATACCAGCCAGAACACGAGCGTGGCGACCGCGCACACGGCGGCGGCGATGGCCAGGTAGCGCCAGCTGCTTTGCTCACGATAGTCAAGGACGGCTTTGCGCAATTCCTCTGCCGCCGTTTTCGCCACGCTTTCCGTCGTGTCGCCGGCCAGCAGGTTGACGTCGCCAGGCACGACGACGAACAGCTGCACGCCATCGAGCAGCACTTGCGTGCCTTCGGAAATCGTGCGCGTGCTCGCCAGCAAGGGACCGTTTTTCGCCAGCACGCTTTCCAGGCGGCGCTGCGCCCCGATGGCCCGCTCGTCCGGCGGATAGCCGGCCAGCGCGGCGCGGAAGACGAATACCTTGCGGTTGGCGAACATCAGCGGCGCCGTCCTGGCCGCCGCAAGCTGCGACGGCGCCACGACGGCCCCGGCCTCCGCAACGAGCGCGGGCACGCCATCGTCCGCATGGGCTGCGGGCAGCAGAAAAATGGTCAACAGGCACAACAGGCGGAGCAACGCGGACATGGCAGAAATGAAAGAGTGACAAGAAGCACCCATCATGCCATGTAATCCTGGAAACTCAAGGATCACACGTACTGCTCAGCTCGCATCGTGGAAAATGATGCCCAGGGTATGGCGCACACCCGAGCGCAGGCGCGACACGCCGTGGCGCATGTTCACGCGGTAGCTGCCGCGCGTGCCATTCACGGGACGCAGCGCGACGGGAAAAAGGACGGCGTCGCCCTGCGCCAGCGGCACCACTTCGGCGCGCGACTGCATGCGCGGGCGTTGCTCCATCAGCACGAACTCGCCGCCCGTGAAATCATCTTGCGGGCGCGACAGCAGCACGGCCAGTTGCAGCGGAAACACGTGCTCGCCATACAGGTCCTGGTGCAGGCAGTTGTAATCGCCCTCGCGGTAGCGCAGCAGCAGGGGCGTGGGCCGGATTTGCCCGGCCGCATGGCAGCGCGCGAGGAAATCGGCGTGGCTGGACGGAAAGCGCGTCTCGATGCCCATGGCGGCGTGCCAGCGGTTGGCGATGGCCGCCAAGGGCGAATACAAGCCCGCGCGCAAGGCGGCCACCACGTCCGGCAGCGGATGCGCCCAATATTGGTACTCGCCCTGTCCGAAGCCGTGGCGCTGCATCACCACACGGCTGCGAAAGCGCGACGCATCGTCGTACTGGGCCGCCAGCGCCGCGCACTGCGCGGGATTGAGCAAGCCCGGCACGACGGCGCAGCCATGTGCATTCAGCTCATCCTCGATGCGCTGCCAATCGAGCGCCATCATCGCTCACCCTCGCGTTCCAGCAGCGCCTGCTTGCGCTCCACGCCCCAGCGGTAACCGGACAAGGCGCCATCGTTGCGCACCACCCGATGGCAGGGAATGGCGACGGCCAGCGCATTGGCGGCGCAGGCACCGGCCACGGCGCGCGCGCCTTGCGGGGCACCGATGCGGCGGGCCAGCTCGGCATAGCTGACCGTGCTGCCGGCGGGAATCTCGCGCAAGGCTTGCCACACGCGCTGCTGGAACACGGTGCCGCGCACGTCGAGCGGCAAGTCCAGGCCGATAGCTGGCGCCTCGACCAGGCCGACGACTTGCGCCACCGTCCGCTCGTAGTCAGGCTCGGCGCCACGCAGCTCGGCTTGCGGAAAGCGGTCCTGCAAGTCGCGCAGCAGCACTTCCGGATCGTCGTCGATGAGAATGGCGCAGATGCCCTTGTCCGTGCTGGCCACGAGGATGGCGCCCAGCGAACAGGCACCGATGGCGAAGCGGATCACGGCGCCGCTGCCGCCGGCGCGAAACGCGCCCGGCGTCATGCCCAGCAAGCCCGGCGTGGCCGCGTACAGGCGGCCGCTGGAATTGAAGCCGGCCGCATATAACGTTTCCGTGACGTTCGCTTCGCCCTGCAAGCCGGCTTTGAGGCGCTCGCCGCGCCGCGCCGCCGCGTACGCTTTGGGCGTGATGCCCGTGTGCGCCTTGAAGACGCGGTGGAAGTGAAAGCGGCTCATGCCGGCCGCCTGTGCCAGGCTGTCCAGGTCGGGCAGCTCGTCGCTGGCGTCGATCAGCCGGCAAATGTCGGCCACGATGGCCGCCTGGCGCTGGGCCAGCGGCGGCAGGTTCGGCTTGCAGCGCAAACAGGGGCGAAAGCCGGCCGCCTCCGCCTGCTCGCACGTAGCGTGGAAAGCGACGTTGCGGCGCAAGGCGGGACGCGCGGCGCAGGAAGGCCGGCAATACACGCCCGTCGTGCGCACCGAATAATAAAAGACGCCGTCGGCATCGGGCGCGCGCCGCTGCAGGGCATCCCAGCGTTCATCGTCAGTCAGGTAAGCGTGTTCCATGGCGAACTCCGTACAAATCAATAACAAGTCACCAGCATAGCCAGCAGCGGCGCACGCCACACTCCGGCGCTTGCTTTTGAATTCAAAAAAGCCTGGCGGCAGGCATCGTGCTCGGTGCTAAAATCGGCCATCGCGCCTCCACCCGGCGGCGCGCCCTGCCCGCGCCTCGGAGAAACCGCATTGGACGATCACAATACACAAGAAAATACGCCCATTTTCCAGCGCATCAAGGATTTTCTGCTGGCCGGCATCGCCGCCGGACGCTGGAAGGAAGGCGACGTGATTCCATCCGAGCAAGCACTGGTAAAACAATTCGGCGTCTCGCGCATGACGGTCAACCGCGCCGTGCGCGAACTGACGAGCGAACAGGTGCTGACCCGGCGCCAGGGTTCCGGCACCTATGTGGCGCAGCAAAAATACCAGGCAACCTTGTTGGAAATCAAGAGTATCGCCGATGAAGTGCGGGCGCGCGGCCATATCCACCGCAGCAGCTTGCAATTGCTGGAACGCACCAAGGCGTCCGACTTGCTGGCCAAGCAATTCGGCCTGCCGCCCGAGCACCCGCTGTTCCATTCGCTGATCGTGCATTTTGAAAACGGCGTGCCGATCCAGGTGGAAGACCGCTGGGTCAATCCCGAGTGCGCGCCCGACTACATGACGCAGGATTTTTCCAGCATCACGCCGAACGAATACCTGATGGCCGCCGCGCCCCTGCAAGGCGCCACCTACAGCATCGAGGCGCTGTCGGCGCCGCGCGACATCGCCGAAATGCTGGCCATCGACACCAAACAGGCGTGCCTGGTGCTGCGCCGCCAGACGCGCTCGGGCGGCAAGATCGCCTCGATCGCCACCATGTGGCACCCCGGACACCGCTATCAGTTCGCAGGAAGTTTTACTTGAGGTCAGACATCGCGATTCGTTAGCACGATTTCGCGCCGACTTTCTCTCGGATTCTCACCAAATCGCGAAAAAAACAGCCATTCCGGGGCAAAAAAAATCCCGTTTTGGCCGTTTCTGAACTTAACCACTGCGAGCAAATATTCGATGCTATAGTTGCCGCCAGAAAGCGCCGCAGGCGTTTATTTGAGCGCGCATCATGCCCTGTCAGCCCGGTTCCATCATGCCCCAGAAAGGGATGCATTTGTCGTATTGCAGCCACGCGAGTTTCAGCGCACCACGCCGAAGGCGCCCTGCGCTGCACCGGCTCGCTCGTACGATGCTGGCGGCAGGCGTGGCGCTCTCGCTGCCGGTGCAGGCGGCGGCACAGGGCATGGCGCCAACAGTGCTGTGGCCGTACGCTGCCGCCAGCGCCACCGCCCTGGCGGGACTGGCTTGCTGGCAAGCCTGGCGGCTGCGGCAACGGTTGCGCCGCCTGCTACTGCCCGCGCACGCCCTGGCCGAACAGGATGCGGGGCAAGCCTTGCGCGGCGCCTCGCTGGCTGGCTGGACCTGGCGGCGCCAAACCGGCCGGCTGCAGTTCGCCCCGCAGTACCAGGACGTGCTGGGCGACAAGAGCGCCAAACTCGACCATGCGCTGGACGACTGGCTGGCCGAAGTGCACCGCGACGACCGGACACGCCTGAGCCAGGCATTTCGCCAGCATCTGGATGGCCAGGCACCCGGCACCTTCAATTGCGAATTCCGTTTGCGCCACAGCGACGGCCACTGGCGCTGGCTGCTGGCGCGCGGCGCCGTGCTGACGCGCGCCTCGGATGGCGCCGCCACGCAGGCCAGCGGCATCATCTGCGATATCAGCGAGCGCAAGCAGGACGAGCAATCGCGCATGCGCTCGATGCTGGAAGCGGCGCCCGAAGCCATGCTGGTGGCCGACGTCGAGGGCAAGGTGCATTACGCCAACCAGATCGGCGCGCGCTGCTTCGGCTATCCGCTGGCCGAATTGACGGGCATGTCGCTGGAACAATTGGTGCCGGAAAGCACGGCCAGTCATTCCGTGGGCGATCCGCAAGCGCGGCACAGCCTGCCGGGCCGGGTGATGATGGCGCGCCGCCGCGACGGCACGCATTTCCCTGCCAAGGTCAGCCTGTCGCCGCTGCGCATGGCGGGCCAGGTGTTTTCCATCGTCTCGCTGCGCGACATGACGCAGCGGCAACGCGCCGAGGAAGCGCTGCACGCCAGCTCCGAACGCTACCGCCTGATCGTGCAGACGGCCGCCGAAGGCATCTGGATGACGGATGCGGACGGCAAGACCACCTTCGTCAACCCGAAGATGGCGCACATGCTGGGCTACACGGTGCAGGAAATGCTGGGCCGTCCCCTGCTCGACTTCATGGACCGCGACAGCCAGCTGCTGATGCAGCGCCGCCTGGCCAGCCACGGCAGCTTGGCCAGCCAGCCGGACCAGGTCGATTTCCGCTTCTTCCGCAAGGATCAGTCCAGCCTGTGGGGCTTGCTGTCGAGCACCAGCATCCAGTCGGACAACGGCGAGCCGGGCGGCACGCTGGCGATGATCACCGACATCACGGAACGGCGCCAGGCGTCGATCGCCCTGTCGAACTCGAGCCAGCGCATGGCGTCCGTCTTCGGCGCCGTGACGAATGGCCTGGTGGTGCAGGACAGCCACGGCCACATCCTGGAAAGCAACGCCGCCGCCGAGCGCATGCTGGCGGCCAGCCCGGCCGGCAACAGCCTGTGGCAGGCCATCCACGAGGACGGCACCGCCTTCGACCAGCGCAGCCATCCCGTGCACATCACCCTGTCGACGGGAGAAGCCATGCGCGACGTGCTGATGGGCGTGCAGCAGCCCGACGGCAGCCTGTCGTGGCTGTCCGTAAATACCGAGGCCATCCGCGATGAATACGGCAAGGTGGGCATGGTGGTGGCCAGCCTGACGGACATCACGTATCACAAGCGCAGCGAAAGCGCCTTGCGCGAACTCAATGAACATCTGGAAGAGCGCGTGGCGCAGCGCACGGAGCAGCTCGACCAGGCCAAGCAGGTGGCCGAGGAAGCGAGCCTGGCGAAGGGACAATTCCTGGCCAACATGAGCCATGAAATCCGCACGCCGATGAATGGCGTGATCGGCATGGCCTACCTGGCCCTCAAGACGGATCTGGAACCGCGCCAGCGCGATTACCTGGAAAAAATCCGCTTTGCCGGCGAACACTTGCTGGGCATCATCGACGATATTCTCGACATTTCGAAAATCGAGGCGGGCAAGCTGGAAATCGAGCGCGTCAACTTCAGCTTCGACCACGTCGTGCAAACCCTGATGACGGTGGTGGCGCCGCGCGCCGCCGGCAAGAACCTGGAATTGCTGTTTGAAATCGACCCGCAATTGCCGGCCGTGCTCGTGGGCGACCCGTTGCGCCTGGGGCAAGTGCTGATCAACTACGCCAATAACGCCATCAAGTTCAGCGAACAGGGCAGCATTACCGTGAAAGTGCGCAAGGTGGTGGCGGACGCGAAGCACTGCCTGGTGCGCTTTGAAGTGTGCGACCACGGCATCGGCCTGTCGCAGGATGAAATGAGCAAACTGTTCCAGTCCTTCCAGCAGGCCGACACGTCCACCACGCGCGAATACGGCGGCACGGGCCTGGGCCTGGCCATCTGCAAGCAGCTGGCGCAGCTGATGGGCGGCGACGTGGGCGTCGACAGCCGTCCCGGCGCCGGCAGCACCTTCTGGTTCACGGCCAACCTGGGCATTTCCGACCAGGCGGCGCCCGCCATGCTCGACAGCATGGTGCAGACGGCGGCCGCCATGCGCGCCAGCGCCGACGCGGCCCTCGTGATGCGCACGCTCAAGCATGCGCGCATCCTGCTGGTGGAAGACAATACCTTCAACCAGCAAGTGGCGCTGGAATTGCTGGAAGAAGCGGGCGCCTCCGTCTGCCTGGCCAACAATGGCGAGGAAGCGCTCGACCTGCTGCGCCAGACCCAGTTCGACTGCGTGCTGATGGACGTGCAGATGCCGCTGATGGATGGCTTGCAGGCGACGCGCCACATCCGCGCCGACCCGCAGCTGGCGCATCTGCGCGTGCTGGCCATGACGGCCACGGCCACCAGCGAAGACCGCGTGCGCTGCCTGGACGCGGGCATGGACGATTTCATTTCCAAGCCCATCCAGCCGGCCATGATGTACCAGACCATCGCCAGCTGGCTGCCGGCGCGCGAGACGCCACCGCCACCGGCGCGCAGCCGTGCCGCCCCAGCCTTCAAGACCACCCTGGCGGGCGACCCGCAAGTGATCGACCTGTCCATCCTGGCCAAGTTGCTGGGCTACAACCCGGAAAAGGTGCGCAAGTTCGCCTTCAAGTTCCTGCAGACGACGCAGGATGGCTTCGGCGACATCGATGCGGCCCTGGCGCGCGGCGACGTGCACCAGGTGCGCGAACTGGGGCACCGCATCAAGTCGTCGGCGCGCACCGTGGGCGCCCTGGGGCTGGCCGACCTATGCCACAACCTGGAGACCCTGGCGCCGGGCGAACCGGCCGACGAGGCGGAGCGGGCGCGGCACATCGTGGCGCGCCTGTGGCCCCTGCTGGAACAGATTACCGAACAAATCATGAATAACACCAGCTTTGCCAATGACGATTAGCTACCGCCAAATCACGTTACGGCAAGGTATCGGCATCGACAGCGATGCATATCAACAGGAAGACAGGACGATGAATACTGCATCAAACCAAACAAGCCAGGAACACAATGAAGCAGGCCTGGCGCCGTTGCGCGTGCTGCTGCTGGACGACGACGTTTTCATGCTCGACGTGCTCAGCGACATGCTCGAGCAAATGGGCCCGTTCGACATCCGCTGCGAGTCGCACAGCGAACAGGCGCTGGCTACCCTGAAGCAGCACCAGCCCGACCTGCTGATCTGCGACCTGTCGATGCCCGACATCGACGGCATCGAATTCTTGCGCATGGCGGCTGAAAACGGCTTCCGTGGCGGCGTGGTCCTGCTGTCGGGCCTGCATTCGGCCGTGCGCCTGGCGGCCGAGCGCCTGGCCATGGCCAATGGCCTGCATATATTGGGCACCTTCCGCAAGCCGATGGAAAGCGCGGAATTGCAGCTGATGGTGAACTTGCAGTTGCAGCACACGGCGCGTCTGGCCGGCACGCAAGCCTGATCTCAGGGCCAGGCGGAGGGGCGGGCACGGCGCTGCAAGCGAGCAGGCATGCGGCTTTGCCGCCCTGCCGGCAGCTGCGTCGACGATATGCCTCAAGTTTTTCTGCAATAATCGCCACGCTTTGAAAAAATGGGTTATTATTTCAGCCATCCCCGCCTGCATACCTCTGGTCGCACCTTCCAAGAACATTGAATTCGTGCCCATTGTCCCCATCTTCTCATTGCATTCCAGGAAGCATGGATGGCGAACCAGCGTATGGTTAATTCCAGGCATTATTGATCCCACCCTCATTTGAGGAAAATATGAGCGAAAATATCAAACACATTAGCGATGCATCTTTTGAAGCAGACGTCCTGAAATCCGAGTTGCCAGTACTGGTCGACTTCTGGGCGGAATGGTGCGGTCCCTGCAAGGCCATCGCCCCGATCCTGGAAGAAGTGGCCAAGGAATACGCCGGCCGCATCCAGATCGCCAAGATGGACGTGGACGCGAACCAGGCAGTGCCTGCCAAGTTCGGCATCCGCGGCATCCCGACCCTGATCCTGTTCAAGGATGGTGTTGCAGCTGCTCAAAAAGTAGGCGCCATGGCCAAGGGCCAGTTGACCGCTTTCGTCGACAGCAACATTTAATGTATGATGGGCAGCGCTGCGCCCGCAGCGCCGCCTGACTGAACGACCGGGAAGCGGCTATGCCCTCATTCGTGCACAGCCTTCCCCAATAATTAATCAACGCCACGCAGTCCCCTCCCCTACCTTTACATCCCGTCTCGGGACACTCAACACATATGCATTTATCCGAACTAAAGGCCCTACACGTATCCGCCCTGCTTGAGATGGCGATCGGTCTTGACATTGACAACGCGGCCCGCTTGCGCAAACAGGAGCTGATGTTCGCTATCCTGAAGAAACGCGCCAAGTCCGGCGAACAGATTTTTGGCGATGGCGCCCTGGAAGTGCTGCCTGACGGCTTCGGCTTCCTGCGCTCGCCCGACGCCAGCTACATGGCGTCCACCGACGACATTTACATCTCCCCTTCGCAAATCCGCCGCTTCAATCTGCACACCGGCGATTCGATCGAAGGCGAGGTACGGACCCCGAAAGATGGCGAACGCTATTTCGCTCTGGTCAAAGTCGACAAGGTCAACGGCGAATCGCCGGAAGCCTCGAAGCACCGCATCCTGTTTGAAAACCTGACGCCGCTGCATCCGAACGAGCCGCTGCGCCTGGAACGTGAAATGAATGGCCAGGAAAACATCACCGGCCGCATCATCGACCTGATCGCCCCGATCGGCAAAGGCCAGCGCGGCTTGCTGGTGGCGTCGCCGAAATCCGGTAAATCCGTGATCCTGCAGCACATCGCGCATGCGATCACGGCAAATCACCCGGACATCACGCTGATCGTGCTGCTGATCGACGAACGTCCGGAAGAAGTGACCGAAATGCAACGCTCGGTGCGCGGCGAAGTCGTCGCCTCGACCTTCGACGAGCCGGCCACGCGCCACGTGCAAGTGGCCGAGATGGTGCTGGAAAAAGCCAAGCGCCTGGTCGAAATGAAAAAAGACGTGGTCATCCTGCTCGACTCGATCACCCGTCTGGCGCGCGCCTACAACACCGTCATCCCTGCCTCGGGCAAGGTACTGACCGGCGGTGTCGACGCGAACGCGCTGCAACGTCCAAAACGCTTCTTCGGCGCCGCGCGCAATATCGAAGAAGGCGGCTCGCTGACCATCATCGCCACGGCGCTGATCGAAACGGGTTCGCGCATGGATGACGTGATCTTTGAAGAATTCAAGGGTACGGGCAACATGGAAGTGCATCTGGAACGCCGCCTGGCCGAAAAACGCGTCTACCCGGCCATCAACCTGAACAAATCGGGTACCCGCCGCGAAGAACTGCTGATCAAGCCGAACGAGCTGCAAAAAATCTGGATCCTGCGCAAGTTGCTGTACTCGATGGACGAGATCGAGGCGATGGAGTTCATTCTCGACAAGATGAAAGCGACGAAAAACAACGCCGAATTCTTCGACATGATGCGCCGGGGGGGATAAACCTACTGCGCGGCCACATTTGCGATCTCCGTTGCTCACCGTACTTTTGTACGGTTGCGCTACTCGATCGCAACTGCGGCCTGCTCGCTACGGTTTCTCCCTCCCCGGTGGCAACATGCTGCCACCAAAGACGTAGGTCGGATTAGGTGGGGCCGCCGAGGCCCGCAGGGCCGTAATCCGACAACATTGTTGGCGAAGGCGGTGATGTTGTCGGATTACGCGCTTGCGCGCCAATCCGACCTACGTTGCACCACGCCGACCACACGCGATCATGCAAAGCCGCCTTCGGGCGGCTTTTTTATTGCCGCCGGCCCGAAAGCGCTATATAATCTGCGGTTGCATTATTTTAACCCTGGCAAGTGATCGGCAATCGGGTCAAGAAGCAAGACGACCGACGAAGTGCTGTTTGGCTACCAAACTAGAGAGAAGACCATGAAAGTCGATACCCATCCAGAATACCGCGAAGTTGTTTTCCACGATCTGTCGTGCGATTTCAAATTCGTTACCCGCTCGACCATCCAAACCCGCGAAAAAATCACCCACGACGGTAAAGAATACCCACTGGTGAAGATCGAGGTTTCGGCTGAATCGCACCCATTCTTCACGGGCAAGCACAAAATCGTCGATACCGCTGGTCGCGTCGAGAAGTTCCGTCAGAAGTTCGGTTCGGTTGGTTCGAAAACCGCAGTCGCAGCAGGCTAATTTTTGCCGCTTTGCGGCAAAAAGGGCAGCTTCGGCTACCAGAGAAAAAGGCAGCCGCGGCTGCCTTTTTTGTCTTTGGCCGCTTTACTTTATACTCGCGCATACCCGACGCCATTCGTCGCGTCTTGCCACTATTCTGATACAACTATCGATGAAGCCAGTCCGCCTTCCCGCCGCTGCCACACTCGCGCTGCCACGATGGGCCTTGTTTGCGCTCGGCCTGCTGTACATCCTGCCTGGCCTGATCGGCCGCGAACCGTGGAAGAACGATGACGCCGCCAGTTTCGGCATCATGTGGACCATGGCGCATGGCGGCCTGAACGACTGGCTGTGGCCCAACGTGGCCGGCCTGTCGCTGCCCGATGAAGGGCCGCTGGCCTTCTGGCTGGGCGCCATCTTCATCAAGCTGTTCGGCTGGATCGACGGCGACGTCTTCGGCGCGCGCATGTCGACCATCGGCATCTTCGTCGTCAGCACCCTGTCCGTCTGGTACACCGCCTTCAACCTGGGCCGTCGCAACGACGCCCAGCCGCTGCGCCTGGCCTTCGGCGGCCAGCCAGAGCCGGACGACTTCGGCCGCACCCTGGCCGATGCCGCCGTGCTCATCTACCTGGGCTGCCTGGGCCTGCTGCAGCACAGCCACGACATCACGGCCGAAGCGCTGT is part of the Janthinobacterium sp. 67 genome and harbors:
- the ada gene encoding bifunctional DNA-binding transcriptional regulator/O6-methylguanine-DNA methyltransferase Ada, which codes for MEHAYLTDDERWDALQRRAPDADGVFYYSVRTTGVYCRPSCAARPALRRNVAFHATCEQAEAAGFRPCLRCKPNLPPLAQRQAAIVADICRLIDASDELPDLDSLAQAAGMSRFHFHRVFKAHTGITPKAYAAARRGERLKAGLQGEANVTETLYAAGFNSSGRLYAATPGLLGMTPGAFRAGGSGAVIRFAIGACSLGAILVASTDKGICAILIDDDPEVLLRDLQDRFPQAELRGAEPDYERTVAQVVGLVEAPAIGLDLPLDVRGTVFQQRVWQALREIPAGSTVSYAELARRIGAPQGARAVAGACAANALAVAIPCHRVVRNDGALSGYRWGVERKQALLEREGER
- the hutC gene encoding histidine utilization repressor translates to MDDHNTQENTPIFQRIKDFLLAGIAAGRWKEGDVIPSEQALVKQFGVSRMTVNRAVRELTSEQVLTRRQGSGTYVAQQKYQATLLEIKSIADEVRARGHIHRSSLQLLERTKASDLLAKQFGLPPEHPLFHSLIVHFENGVPIQVEDRWVNPECAPDYMTQDFSSITPNEYLMAAAPLQGATYSIEALSAPRDIAEMLAIDTKQACLVLRRQTRSGGKIASIATMWHPGHRYQFAGSFT
- a CDS encoding mechanosensitive ion channel family protein — translated: MSALLRLLCLLTIFLLPAAHADDGVPALVAEAGAVVAPSQLAAARTAPLMFANRKVFVFRAALAGYPPDERAIGAQRRLESVLAKNGPLLASTRTISEGTQVLLDGVQLFVVVPGDVNLLAGDTTESVAKTAAEELRKAVLDYREQSSWRYLAIAAAVCAVATLVFWLVWMGLTRFYRWAKRRSGILLASRLRDVRLKNVRVLDAEHYIAFAYQLLSAVLWGLRLMATYLWAAFVLGRLPYTRSWGESLSGYLFDVAADVFHAIIGALPGLVLVCVIFAIARLIAATAASLFKRVESGELQIGWLDKDTALPTRRITSVVIWLFALAMAYPYLPGSHTAAFQGLSVLVGLMVSIGASSIVGQGASGLILMYTRALRKGEYVRVGDSEGTVVDVGMFETRLRTGLGEEVALPNAWVMSQTTKNYSRAQPGGGFVLDSTVTIGYATPWRQVHAMLELAASRTPELSTSPKPYVMQLALQDYYVQYRLVAYASAEVPRQRAEVLNRLHQNIIDVFNEFDVQITSPHYIDDPKESQVVPPEEWFRAPARRGEESI
- a CDS encoding DUF2971 domain-containing protein, whose translation is MTTLKNAVDYILPERRMRFSRFDNLNDPFELKSIKFEGRDGRYIFKKVLEHYIKNVGLLCMVEHWKSPLMWAHYTQNHQGVCLGFDVTDEDMPTQITYTEERTTHILVPNDPHGGVTFDMMKGLSTTKAKGWSYEEEWRLLGELKEPDPINGSFYLPFSETFVLREIIVGSRCDATVESFRKYVGKVDKSVTIIQSRPAFKTFTIVQKNDVPAVVVMPEGDK
- a CDS encoding 2OG-Fe(II) oxygenase; the encoded protein is MMALDWQRIEDELNAHGCAVVPGLLNPAQCAALAAQYDDASRFRSRVVMQRHGFGQGEYQYWAHPLPDVVAALRAGLYSPLAAIANRWHAAMGIETRFPSSHADFLARCHAAGQIRPTPLLLRYREGDYNCLHQDLYGEHVFPLQLAVLLSRPQDDFTGGEFVLMEQRPRMQSRAEVVPLAQGDAVLFPVALRPVNGTRGSYRVNMRHGVSRLRSGVRHTLGIIFHDAS